TGCGGCGTCTTGAACACCCAGCGCCGCTTGTCGTCCATCGGCTCGACGATGCGGGCGGATGCCGCCATCGAGATCATCGGCGTCTTCGCCTCGGCGGCGACGTCGACCATCGCCAGCGAGTTCGGCGTGATCGTGGAGCCCAGCACCACGTCGACCTTGTCTTCCGACACCAGCTTGCGCATGTTCTTGACCGCGGTGGTAGTGTCGGATGCGTCGTCGAGGACGATGTAGTTGATCTTCTGGCCGGCGATCGTGGCCGGCATCAGTGCGATGGTGTTCTTCTCCGGAATGCCGAGCGAGGCGGCCGGGCCGGTCGCCGACACGATCACGCCGACATTGATGTCCGCCTGGGCGGAAACGGCAAAGGCAAGGCCGAGGGCGGCCATCAGGGTGCTACGCAGCTTCATGGTGTCTCCTCCAATGAACTGGAACGGGTTTGCCCGGCGTCTTGTGCGTTGCGCCTTCCAGGCTTGCTGTCCTACGAAAATCGAGGTTGTCTAAAAGGTTTGAACATATCAAATTCATCGCCCGGTGACGACCTCTCCGCAACAAACGAAGGCGCTCGAACGGCGTGGACAGGCCGAAATGATCCCGCGCGAGATCCGGATCGGCCTGCGCATCCCGTCACGGACGGCTGCGGTCCCCGGTGCCGAGCGGCCGCCCGTTTCAGCGGGTGGCTGCAAACCGCTGTTCCATCTCGCGCCGCATGGTCTTGCGCACTTCGGCCGCGGCATGGCGTCTGATCTCGTCGGGCGTGAAGGGTCGCAGAGAGGGAACGGCCGTGGGCCTGCCGGCATCGTCGACCGCGACCATCGTGAAGAAGCAGCTATTGACGTGCCGCCTTTCCTGCGTGCGGATGTTCTCGGCGATCACCTTGATGCCGACCTCCATGGACGAACTGCCGGTGTGGTTGACCGAGGCCAGGAAGCTCACCAGTTCGCCGACGTGGATCGGTTGCCGAAAGATCACCTGGTCCACGCTCAGGGTCACCACATAGCTGCCGGCGTAGCGGCTGGCACAGGCAAAGGCCACCTGGTCGAGCAGCTTGAGGATGGTTCCGCCGTGGACGTTGCCGGAGAAGTTGGCGGTGTCCGGTGTCATCAACACCGTCATGGCGAGCTGGTGCGCGGGCAATTCCATGATCTTCCTCCCGTGAGAATGCCGGTCAGTCTCCATCGGCGGCGTCCGCCTCCCTTATCCGGGCTGGTGGCGCGGAGGAGGCGTTCCGTCGGGCTGCGGAACCCGGCCTCGCTTTGTCCGGTGCCCGGACAGTCTCCATTTGCGCCGTCCGTCTCCCGGATCCTGGCTGGTCCGTCTCTCGAATCCGGTCTGGTCGGTCTCCGCCTGCGCGGTCCGTCTCTCGAATCCGGTCTGGTGGCGGGGGAGGCGTTCCGCGGGCTGCGGAACTCGCCCTCGCTGCGCTCGGGGCTCGGACAGTCCTCGCCCGCTCCACGCCTCCCCCGCCACCAGACCTGCCGCATTGCGTGATCCAGGCGCCTGAAAGACCCTCGTGTGATTCTTGGTTACGTCGTACGCAGGGTGGCCGGGCCGCCAGCCGCGTCGTGTTCCGTTGCCGTCCTGGCGCCGATCCTCCCCTCACTGCTCCTTGTACGGCCCGGCCCCCAGCCCGATGGGCGCCGGCGCCGCGGCCACCAGCTTCGAGAAGATCCGCCCGAAGTCCTCCTCCCCCTCGCCCGTGCGCGTGCCCCGCAGCGGATCGTCCGCCAGGAACCCCGCCTCCGCCGCCGCCCAGTCCGCTTCCGTGAAGTGCGCGATCACCAGCGGCAGCACCTCGCGCTCCTCCAGCAGCATGTGCTCCCGGTAGAACGCCGCGTACCCCTCGAACGCCTGCGCGAAGCCCTCGAAGCCCCCGGGCTCCCCCGCCCGGTAACGCCCCAGCGCCGCCTCCAGCCCCTTGATCCGCGCCTCCGCCTCGCCGTGCTCGCGCGCGAGCCGCTCGAGTGCCGCCGCCCCCGCTCCCGTCTTCGCCTTCAGCGGACCGAACAGGTACCGGTCCTCCTTCGGGTGGTGGCGCTTCTCCGGGTAAGCGTCCAGGTAATGCACCATCGCCGCCAGCAGGCCCTGGTCCGCTTCCAGCCGCCCCGCCCCGATCTCGCCGATCAGATGCCGGATCGCGTGGATGATCGCCGCCAGCGACTGGTGTTCGTCCATCAGGATGCGCATCGCTTCCATGGCTCTCGTCCTCCTTCTGTCCTTCTCGGTTCCGTTTCTCAGGCCCGCCGGATCACGCGACGCGGCAGGGCGGGGGGTGGGGGCGGCGTGGAGTGGGCGAGCACGGTCCGAGTCCCGAGCGTGAGCGAGGTCGCGTTGCGCAGCCCGACGCAACGCCGCCTCCGCCCCCGGCCGGGCTCCCCGCACCCGCCGCTCCCGCCCCTCAGGTACTGAGCATCGCCTGGTGCTTGCCCCCAGCCCCAGGTACGCCTCGATCACCCGCGGGTCGTCCGCCAGCTGGTGCGCCGGGCCCTGCATCGCCACCTGCCCCGTCTCCAGCACGTACGCGTAGTCGGCCACCTGCAGCGCCGCCCGCGCGTTCTGCTCCACCAGCAGGATCGACACCCCCCGGCGCCTCAGCTCCGCGATGATGCGGAAGATCTCCCGCACGATCAGCGGCGCCAGCCCCAGGCTCGGTTCGTCCAGCATCAGCAGCTTCGGCCGGGCCATCAGCGCACGGCCCACCGCCAGCATCTGCCGCTCCCCGCCCGACAGCGTGCCCGCCAGCTGCGTGCGCCGCTCCTTCAGCCGCGGGAACAGCCCGTACACCTCCTCCATCGTCTGCCCGTGGTCGCGGTGCCCGCTGCGGTAGCGCTGGAAGGCGCCCAGCACCAGGTTGTCCTCGACGCTCATCTCGCCGAACAGTTCGCGCTTCTCCGGCACCAGGTTCATGCCGCGCGCCACCCGGCGCTCCACCTCGGGCACCGCTTCGACCGTGCCGTCGAAGCGCACCTCGCCCTTCGCCTCGAGCACCCCCATGATCGCCGACAGCATCGTCGTCTTGCCCGCCCCGTTGGGGCCGATCACCGTCACGATCTGACCTTCGCCCACCGTCAGCGCCGCGTTCGTGAGCGCTTCCACCTTGCCGTACGACACGCACAGCCCTTTCACTTCGAGCACCGGGGAGGTCGCGCCGGCGTTCGACGGGGTGAGCGGGGGATGGGTCTGGGTCTGGGTCTGGGCCTGCGTCTGCATCGTCATCTCCTGTCCCCTCCGCTCAGTCCACGCCGCCCAGGTAGGCTTCGAGCACCGCCGGGTGCTGCTGGATCTCGTCGGGCAGCCCTTCGGCGATCTTCTGACCGAACTCCATCACCACCACCCGATCCACCAGCCCCATCACGAAGTCCATGTCGTGCTCCACGATCAGCGTCGCCATCCCTTCGGCCCGCAGCTTTCTCAGAAGCTCCCCGAGCGCTTCCTTCTCCTTGAAGCGCAGCCCCGCCGCCGGTTCGTCCAGCAACAGCAGGCACGGGTCCGAGCACAGCGCGCGCGCGATCTCGAGGATGCGCTGCTGGCCCAGCGCCAGGCTGCCCGCTTCGTCGTACAGGTGGTCCTTCAGGCCCACGCGCTCGATCTGGTAGGCGGCTTCCTTCAGCAGCCGTGCTTCTTCGTGCCGGTCCAGCCGCCAGGCCGAGCGCAGGACGCCCTGCCGGCTGCGCAGGTGCGCGCCGATCGCCACGTTCTCGAGCACCGTCATCGTCGGCAGCAGCTTCACGTGCTGGAAGGTGCGGCTCATGCCCATCCTGGCGATCTCGCGCGAGTCGTGCCCGGCCACCGCCTTGCCCAGGAAGCGCACTTCGCCCGAGGTGGGGGTGTCCACCCCCGAGATCTGGTTGAACATCGTGCTCTTGCC
This DNA window, taken from Thauera sp. K11, encodes the following:
- a CDS encoding acyl-CoA thioesterase, which produces MELPAHQLAMTVLMTPDTANFSGNVHGGTILKLLDQVAFACASRYAGSYVVTLSVDQVIFRQPIHVGELVSFLASVNHTGSSSMEVGIKVIAENIRTQERRHVNSCFFTMVAVDDAGRPTAVPSLRPFTPDEIRRHAAAEVRKTMRREMEQRFAATR
- a CDS encoding hemerythrin domain-containing protein, with product MEAMRILMDEHQSLAAIIHAIRHLIGEIGAGRLEADQGLLAAMVHYLDAYPEKRHHPKEDRYLFGPLKAKTGAGAAALERLAREHGEAEARIKGLEAALGRYRAGEPGGFEGFAQAFEGYAAFYREHMLLEEREVLPLVIAHFTEADWAAAEAGFLADDPLRGTRTGEGEEDFGRIFSKLVAAAPAPIGLGAGPYKEQ